A part of Actinomycetes bacterium genomic DNA contains:
- a CDS encoding FmdB family transcriptional regulator — MPIYSYKCTSCGKVFDKLQKPGGNGKTECEFCEGEAIKIFSPVGIIFKGSGFYKTDYGSKSKTSATSSAKPETETKSKDTKKDTEASKKEATKSAKSSA; from the coding sequence ATGCCCATATATAGTTATAAGTGTACCAGTTGCGGAAAAGTTTTTGATAAATTACAGAAACCTGGTGGAAACGGCAAAACTGAATGTGAATTTTGCGAAGGAGAAGCAATTAAGATATTTTCTCCTGTGGGAATAATATTTAAAGGTTCAGGTTTTTATAAAACTGATTATGGTTCAAAGTCAAAGACTTCTGCTACCAGCAGCGCCAAGCCTGAAACTGAAACAAAAAGCAAAGATACAAAAAAAGACACTGAAGCTTCTAAAAAAGAAGCAACCAAATCAGCCAAGTCTTCTGCTTAA